Proteins found in one Terriglobia bacterium genomic segment:
- a CDS encoding VWA domain-containing protein, translating into MVIVNAVVRTEKGIFAGDLLASDFAVYDNDAAETISLFSREQLPLAMALVVDRSQSVQPYRVQLRNIAEISLKRLKPEDRVALFAFDMNVTQLTTLIGDHQTVAKKVAGITVGDSTNIYDALVSAADYLRMNAPDRRRAIVLISDNCQTFGSVFSDRGALQKLLEAGIALYSIRTKGDNPIDAVLAWISTDNRSPKN; encoded by the coding sequence ATGGTCATCGTGAACGCGGTTGTACGCACCGAAAAGGGAATTTTTGCTGGCGACCTGCTCGCCAGTGATTTCGCCGTCTATGACAATGACGCTGCCGAAACCATTTCTCTGTTCTCGCGTGAGCAGCTCCCCCTTGCCATGGCTTTGGTCGTCGACCGAAGTCAAAGCGTCCAACCCTATCGGGTGCAGTTACGGAACATAGCGGAGATTTCACTCAAGCGCTTAAAACCTGAAGACCGCGTCGCGCTCTTTGCCTTCGATATGAACGTGACCCAATTGACCACGCTGATCGGGGACCACCAAACTGTCGCCAAAAAGGTCGCCGGGATTACAGTCGGGGATAGCACCAACATATACGATGCCCTTGTCAGTGCCGCAGACTATCTGCGCATGAATGCGCCGGACCGGCGGCGCGCAATTGTTCTTATCTCAGACAACTGCCAGACTTTCGGCAGTGTGTTCAGTGATCGTGGTGCTCTGCAGAAACTGCTGGAAGCCGGAATAGCGCTTTACAGCATCAGAACCAAGGGAGACAACCCAATAGACGCCGTGCTAGCCTGGATTTCCACGGACAACCGTTCGCCTAAGAACTAG